In one window of Pseudooceanicola aestuarii DNA:
- a CDS encoding cobyric acid synthase encodes MTRAIMLQGTGSNVGKSMLVAGLARAFARRGLSVAPFKPQNMSNNAAVTPQGGEIGRAQALQALAARRAPHVDMNPVLLKPETDTGAQVVLHGRRLANCSARDFATMKPRLLRDVTDSFTRLASTADLVLVEGAGSPAEINLRAGDIANMGFARAAGVPVVLVGDIDRGGVIAQIVGTQSVLDPQDAAQVVGFAINKFRGDPELFEDGLAAIEIRTAWPSVGVLPWFDDAWRLPAEDIMDLAGRHTGDGAFRIAVPRLGRMANFDDLDPLAAEPHLRVDIIEPGRPLPGDAALVLIPGSKSTIADLEAFRRNGWDIDLTAHIRRGGHVLGLCGGYQMLGRSIADPDGIEGRAGSYPGLGHLAVDTVMAPAKRVQLTQARHPASGAPLEGYEIHLGRTEGPDCARPWLEVGSRPEGATNATGRVRGSYLHGLFAADAFRGAYLAELGAQSGLKYDDQVDSTLDALAAHLERHMDLDLLLHMSAKV; translated from the coding sequence ATGACACGGGCGATCATGCTTCAGGGAACCGGCTCAAACGTGGGCAAGTCGATGCTGGTCGCCGGGCTGGCCCGCGCCTTCGCCCGGCGCGGCCTGTCCGTCGCCCCGTTCAAGCCGCAGAACATGTCCAACAACGCCGCCGTCACCCCCCAGGGCGGTGAGATCGGGCGCGCCCAGGCGCTGCAGGCCCTCGCGGCCCGGCGGGCGCCGCATGTGGACATGAACCCGGTCCTGCTGAAACCGGAAACCGACACGGGCGCCCAGGTGGTGCTGCACGGGAGGCGGCTGGCAAATTGTTCGGCCCGCGATTTCGCGACGATGAAACCCCGCCTCCTGCGCGACGTGACCGACAGTTTCACCCGCCTGGCCAGCACCGCCGACCTGGTCCTGGTCGAAGGCGCCGGCAGCCCGGCAGAAATCAACCTGCGTGCCGGTGACATCGCCAACATGGGCTTCGCCCGAGCGGCAGGCGTGCCCGTGGTGCTGGTCGGTGACATTGACCGGGGCGGTGTGATCGCGCAGATCGTGGGCACGCAATCGGTGCTGGATCCGCAGGACGCGGCGCAGGTCGTCGGCTTTGCGATCAACAAGTTTCGCGGCGATCCTGAGCTGTTCGAAGACGGGCTGGCCGCGATCGAGATCCGCACCGCCTGGCCGTCCGTCGGCGTTCTGCCCTGGTTCGACGACGCCTGGCGCCTGCCGGCGGAGGACATCATGGACCTGGCAGGGCGCCACACGGGCGATGGCGCATTCCGCATCGCGGTGCCGCGCCTGGGCCGGATGGCGAATTTCGACGATCTCGACCCCCTTGCCGCAGAGCCGCATCTGCGGGTCGACATCATCGAGCCGGGGCGCCCGCTGCCCGGCGACGCCGCTCTTGTGCTGATTCCCGGATCGAAATCCACCATCGCCGATCTGGAGGCTTTTCGCCGCAATGGCTGGGATATCGACCTGACAGCCCATATCCGGCGCGGGGGCCATGTGCTGGGGCTGTGCGGCGGTTACCAGATGCTGGGCCGCAGCATCGCCGACCCCGACGGGATCGAGGGGAGGGCAGGCAGCTATCCGGGCCTCGGCCACCTGGCGGTCGACACGGTCATGGCACCCGCGAAACGGGTGCAGCTGACCCAAGCCCGTCACCCAGCCTCCGGCGCGCCGCTGGAAGGCTATGAGATCCACCTGGGCCGGACGGAGGGGCCGGATTGCGCCCGCCCCTGGCTGGAGGTCGGCAGCCGGCCCGAGGGCGCGACCAATGCCACAGGGCGGGTGCGCGGCAGCTACTTGCACGGGCTATTCGCCGCCGATGCCTTTCGCGGTGCCTATCTGGCCGAGTTGGGTGCGCAGAGCGGCCTGAAATACGACGACCAGGTGGACAGCACGCTGGACGCGTTGGCCGCGCATCTGGAACGGCACATGGACCTGGATCTGCTGCTGCACATGTCCGCAAAGGTCTGA
- a CDS encoding DUF6280 family protein, giving the protein MRDFVDGAAFTNEQGNRARKLFAAVVLAALDDAIADDKKYGNGPEQIARWARSRDGREVLSCAGIDPTERVVQGLMDFVGKGVRTSVALSREESERRQAAEQAEAA; this is encoded by the coding sequence ATGAGAGATTTCGTTGACGGAGCAGCCTTCACGAACGAACAAGGCAACCGTGCGCGCAAACTTTTTGCAGCTGTCGTCCTCGCCGCCCTGGACGACGCCATTGCCGATGACAAGAAATACGGCAACGGGCCCGAACAGATCGCGCGATGGGCGCGGTCCCGCGATGGTCGCGAAGTGTTGAGCTGTGCGGGGATCGACCCGACCGAACGCGTTGTCCAGGGTCTTATGGACTTTGTGGGCAAAGGGGTGCGGACCTCTGTCGCGCTGTCGCGCGAAGAAAGCGAACGCCGCCAAGCGGCAGAGCAGGCCGAAGCGGCCTGA
- the efp gene encoding elongation factor P, which produces MPKINGNEIRPGNVLEHNGGLWAAVKVDHVKPGKGGAFAQVELRNLRNGSKLNERFRSADKVERVRLEQKDQQFLYETDGMLVFMDAQTYEQIELPAEILGDRRPFLQDGMTILVEFHEDEALNATLPQKVTCKIVETEPVVKGQTAANSFKPAELDNGVKVMVPPFVGQDEDIVVNTETMEYAERA; this is translated from the coding sequence ATGCCCAAGATCAACGGCAACGAAATCCGCCCCGGCAACGTGCTGGAGCATAACGGGGGTTTGTGGGCCGCCGTGAAGGTGGATCATGTCAAACCCGGCAAGGGCGGCGCCTTTGCCCAGGTGGAGTTGCGCAACCTGCGCAACGGCTCCAAGCTGAACGAACGCTTCCGCTCCGCCGACAAGGTGGAACGGGTCCGGCTGGAGCAGAAAGACCAGCAGTTCCTCTATGAAACCGACGGGATGCTGGTGTTCATGGATGCCCAGACCTACGAGCAGATCGAACTGCCGGCAGAGATCCTGGGCGACCGTCGCCCGTTCCTCCAGGACGGGATGACCATCTTGGTGGAGTTTCATGAGGACGAGGCCCTGAACGCCACGCTGCCGCAGAAAGTGACCTGCAAGATCGTGGAGACGGAGCCGGTGGTGAAGGGGCAGACCGCCGCCAACAGCTTCAAACCCGCTGAGTTGGACAATGGGGTCAAGGTCATGGTGCCGCCCTTCGTCGGGCAGGACGAGGACATCGTGGTGAACACCGAGACGATGGAATACGCGGAACGGGCATGA
- a CDS encoding TIGR02594 family protein → MFDFPQRSAPDIGAPPVAAAKSGPTSAELSTDGTRAEAPRTDLPWIEEALRLYQEDGEPGVLSRRRVLHLMHTIGDRLPSTLPWCGLFVGHCMRRVVADDAIPEIEPRARPWCDFGMPVRPQYGAILVFWRLFPRSPFGHVAFCVGESRDHYLMLGGNQQAQMRLKLYPKHRLLTARWPLTGPDPAAKDTSRQ, encoded by the coding sequence GTGTTCGATTTCCCGCAACGATCCGCGCCCGACATCGGGGCGCCCCCTGTGGCTGCGGCCAAATCCGGGCCCACCTCGGCCGAACTGTCTACCGATGGCACCCGGGCAGAGGCCCCGCGCACCGATCTGCCCTGGATCGAAGAGGCGCTGCGACTCTACCAGGAGGATGGCGAACCGGGTGTTCTGTCGCGCAGGCGTGTCCTGCACCTGATGCATACGATCGGCGATCGCCTCCCCTCGACTCTGCCATGGTGCGGGCTATTCGTCGGCCATTGCATGCGCCGCGTGGTGGCCGATGACGCAATCCCCGAGATCGAACCGCGCGCCCGCCCCTGGTGCGATTTCGGGATGCCGGTGCGTCCGCAATACGGCGCCATCCTGGTGTTCTGGCGCCTATTCCCGCGCTCTCCCTTCGGGCATGTGGCGTTCTGCGTCGGCGAAAGCCGGGACCACTACCTGATGCTGGGCGGCAACCAGCAGGCGCAGATGCGGCTGAAGCTGTACCCGAAACATCGTCTGCTCACCGCGCGCTGGCCCCTCACCGGGCCGGATCCCGCCGCGAAAGATACCTCCCGCCAGTGA
- a CDS encoding YgfZ/GcvT domain-containing protein, whose protein sequence is MRDRRILRLSGADAYDFLQNLVTSDLARLSDGAAYGALLTPQGKLIADFIMLRQGEDILIDVAEQVADALAQRLAMYKLRADVTIAEADLHVRRGTGPAPAGALADPRHPALGWRLYGDEQGDDGSDWDAIRVAHCIPATGIELTPDTYILEAGFERLNGVDFRKGCYVGQEIAARMKHKTELRKGLVTVALSGTATPGTEITRDGKTIGRLHTVAGDRAIAYLRFDRAGPGMQAGSAQVSMDG, encoded by the coding sequence CTGCGCGACCGGCGCATTTTGCGCCTGTCAGGTGCCGATGCCTATGACTTTCTCCAGAACCTCGTGACAAGCGACCTGGCCCGCCTGTCCGACGGGGCGGCCTATGGCGCGCTGCTGACCCCGCAGGGCAAGTTGATCGCCGATTTCATCATGCTGCGACAGGGCGAGGACATCCTGATCGACGTGGCAGAGCAGGTGGCCGATGCCCTGGCCCAGCGGCTGGCGATGTACAAGCTGCGCGCCGATGTCACCATTGCCGAGGCCGATCTGCACGTCCGTCGCGGCACCGGCCCTGCGCCGGCGGGCGCGCTGGCCGATCCGCGGCACCCCGCGCTTGGCTGGCGGCTATATGGGGACGAACAGGGCGACGACGGCAGTGACTGGGACGCGATCCGCGTCGCCCATTGCATCCCTGCCACCGGCATCGAGCTGACCCCCGACACCTACATCCTGGAAGCCGGTTTCGAGCGGCTGAACGGCGTCGATTTCCGCAAGGGCTGCTACGTCGGCCAGGAGATCGCCGCCCGGATGAAACACAAGACCGAACTGCGCAAGGGGCTGGTCACGGTCGCCCTGTCCGGCACCGCAACGCCGGGAACGGAGATCACCCGCGACGGCAAGACCATCGGCCGCCTTCACACTGTCGCAGGGGATCGGGCCATCGCCTATCTGCGGTTCGACCGCGCCGGGCCGGGGATGCAGGCCGGCAGCGCACAGGTCAGCATGGACGGCTGA
- a CDS encoding glycosyltransferase codes for MRAALSVIVPVLNGETQLPGCAGALYEGVQAGVIRELIVSDGGSQDNSRTLAEDLGARVIIGAPSRGGQIARGVAAAAGEWLLILDPGTQPGPGWTEKVSAQMARGRPGAFRLGFDRGGIGPRLVAGWANRRSRLLRLPFADQGLLVSAVHLARVGGYPDQPVMADIAVARRLARAGLPMELMGCVARRSFDRYAADGWVRNGARSLGLQLRYAAGADPALLARAGRDGRDRGR; via the coding sequence ATGCGCGCCGCATTATCCGTGATCGTGCCGGTGCTGAACGGCGAAACGCAGCTGCCCGGATGCGCCGGCGCGCTGTACGAAGGGGTCCAGGCCGGGGTGATCCGCGAATTGATCGTAAGTGACGGCGGATCGCAGGACAACAGCCGGACCCTGGCCGAAGACCTTGGCGCCCGCGTGATCATCGGCGCCCCCTCGCGCGGAGGGCAGATCGCACGGGGCGTGGCGGCGGCGGCGGGGGAGTGGCTGCTGATTCTGGATCCCGGTACCCAGCCCGGCCCCGGCTGGACGGAGAAAGTCAGCGCCCAGATGGCGCGCGGCAGGCCAGGGGCCTTCCGGCTGGGATTTGACCGCGGCGGCATCGGTCCACGCCTGGTGGCGGGATGGGCCAACCGGCGCAGCCGGCTGCTGCGCCTGCCGTTCGCGGATCAGGGGTTGCTGGTCTCTGCCGTGCATCTGGCGCGGGTGGGGGGCTACCCGGATCAGCCGGTAATGGCGGATATCGCGGTAGCACGGCGGCTGGCGCGGGCTGGCCTGCCGATGGAACTGATGGGCTGCGTGGCGCGCAGGTCCTTTGATCGCTATGCCGCAGATGGCTGGGTCCGGAACGGCGCCCGCAGCCTGGGCCTGCAATTGCGCTATGCCGCAGGGGCGGATCCGGCACTGCTGGCGCGGGCCGGACGGGATGGGCGGGACCGAGGCCGCTGA
- a CDS encoding tyrosine-protein phosphatase, with amino-acid sequence MAKAGTVRLFDRIKQWERDLRNSYNTDLSTPEKRRRAHIYNLWFDHAILRGVWTNLDEIAPGVFRSNHPTHRRFAELKARGVTSVLNLRGSAGAAHYLTERESCEQLGLTLVDRNLHARKAASAAEILAVIAAFRSIDRPFVMHCKSGADRAGFASAIYLMAIEGEPVEQARRMLSARYVHFRWTKTGVLDHILDSYALRNATDPIGFEDWIRTEYDPAKIQAEFDARTRLPL; translated from the coding sequence ATGGCCAAGGCGGGAACCGTCAGACTTTTCGACCGAATAAAACAATGGGAGCGCGACCTGCGCAATTCCTACAACACGGATCTGTCGACGCCGGAGAAACGGCGCCGGGCGCATATCTACAACTTGTGGTTCGACCATGCGATCCTGCGCGGCGTCTGGACCAATCTGGACGAGATCGCGCCGGGGGTCTTCCGGTCCAACCACCCCACCCACCGCCGTTTTGCGGAGCTGAAGGCGCGCGGCGTCACCTCGGTACTGAACCTGCGCGGCTCGGCGGGGGCGGCGCATTACCTGACCGAACGCGAAAGCTGCGAGCAGCTGGGCCTGACGCTGGTGGATCGCAACCTGCACGCGCGCAAGGCGGCCTCGGCCGCCGAGATCCTGGCCGTGATCGCAGCCTTTCGCAGCATCGACCGCCCCTTCGTGATGCATTGCAAATCGGGCGCGGACCGGGCCGGGTTCGCCTCGGCCATCTACCTGATGGCGATCGAGGGAGAGCCGGTCGAACAGGCGCGGCGCATGTTGTCGGCGCGCTATGTCCACTTCCGCTGGACCAAAACGGGCGTGCTGGATCACATCCTGGACAGCTACGCCCTGCGCAACGCCACCGACCCCATCGGGTTCGAAGACTGGATCCGCACGGAATATGACCCGGCGAAGATCCAGGCCGAATTCGACGCCCGAACCCGCCTGCCCCTCTGA
- a CDS encoding pyridoxal-phosphate-dependent aminotransferase family protein — MSLASGRTYLAIPGPSVMPDAVLRAMHSAAPNIYEGELPRMVAEMMPDLKRVAQTDAFATIYIANGHGAWEAALSNIAAEGEKVLVCATGRFGHGWADMAEGLGLEVEVLDFGLNATIDPARLAEVLTADTAHRIKAVMFSHVDTATSIRNDPRALRRALDEAGHPALLMADCIASLGVDRFEMDAWGVDVMVAGSQKGLMVPPGLSFVFFNARAAEVRARMKRVSRYWDWVPRAEPEWFYQFFGGTAPTHHLLGLRAALDLIHDEGLEAVWHRHAVLARAIWAACEAWGQGGPLRLNVADAQLRSHAVTALGLGGRNGEALRRWTAETAGVTLGLGLGMAARDDPAGEGYFRIGHMGHVNAHMVLGVMGVIESGMRALEIPFGSGALAAAAEVVASNEPLAPAATLTAEEATARATMAPAAR; from the coding sequence ATGAGCCTTGCATCCGGTCGCACCTACCTTGCCATTCCCGGCCCGTCCGTCATGCCGGACGCCGTGCTGCGGGCGATGCACAGTGCCGCTCCCAATATCTACGAGGGCGAACTGCCCCGTATGGTGGCCGAGATGATGCCCGATCTGAAACGCGTCGCGCAGACCGATGCCTTTGCCACGATCTACATCGCCAACGGGCATGGCGCCTGGGAGGCAGCGCTGTCCAACATCGCCGCCGAAGGGGAAAAGGTTCTGGTCTGCGCGACGGGCCGGTTCGGGCACGGCTGGGCGGACATGGCCGAGGGGTTGGGCCTGGAGGTCGAAGTGCTGGATTTCGGCCTGAACGCCACCATCGACCCGGCCCGCCTGGCCGAGGTTCTGACCGCTGACACGGCGCATCGGATCAAGGCGGTGATGTTCAGCCATGTGGATACCGCCACCTCCATCCGCAACGATCCGCGCGCCCTGCGTCGGGCGCTGGACGAGGCCGGACATCCGGCGCTGTTGATGGCCGATTGCATTGCCTCGCTGGGGGTGGACCGGTTCGAGATGGACGCCTGGGGCGTGGATGTGATGGTGGCGGGATCGCAAAAGGGGCTGATGGTGCCGCCGGGCCTGTCCTTTGTCTTCTTCAACGCCCGCGCGGCGGAGGTGCGGGCGCGGATGAAACGTGTCTCCCGCTATTGGGACTGGGTACCGCGTGCCGAACCGGAGTGGTTCTACCAGTTCTTCGGGGGCACGGCGCCCACGCATCACCTGCTGGGCCTGCGCGCCGCGCTGGACCTGATCCATGACGAAGGGCTGGAGGCCGTGTGGCATCGCCACGCCGTGCTGGCCCGCGCCATCTGGGCCGCCTGCGAGGCCTGGGGGCAGGGCGGACCGTTGCGGCTGAACGTGGCGGATGCGCAGCTGCGCAGTCATGCTGTTACCGCGTTGGGTCTGGGTGGTCGCAACGGCGAGGCGTTGCGCCGCTGGACCGCCGAGACTGCGGGCGTGACGCTGGGCCTGGGGTTGGGTATGGCGGCCCGCGACGATCCGGCAGGCGAAGGGTACTTTCGCATCGGGCACATGGGGCATGTGAATGCCCATATGGTGCTGGGGGTCATGGGCGTGATCGAAAGCGGGATGCGTGCGCTGGAGATCCCCTTTGGCAGCGGCGCGCTGGCCGCAGCGGCGGAAGTGGTTGCCAGCAACGAGCCGCTGGCCCCCGCCGCCACCCTGACCGCTGAAGAGGCAACCGCGCGCGCCACCATGGCCCCCGCCGCGCGCTGA
- a CDS encoding pyridoxal phosphate-dependent aminotransferase, whose amino-acid sequence MSDTRLTPLAQSLPATVPFIGPEELERRRGAPFAARLGANENVFGPSPKAIAAMQAATPDLWKYGDSASHDLCVALAEHLDTRLETVTVGEGVDGLLGLLVRLLVAPGDRVVTSHGAYPTFNYHVQGFGGELVTVPYKGDHEDPRALFAKARETGAKLVYLANPDNPMGSYLNGQDIADALADLPDHALLVLDEAYIECAPEAALAPIAYDDPRVIRMRTFSKAYALAGARVGYAIGDPTLIAAFDTVRNHFGMHRTAQDGALAALADQDHLRDTVARIAASREEIARIARDNGLVPLPSATNFVTADTGGDGDTARSLVAALGARGVFVRMPFVAPQDRCIRISCGTPEDLLRLEEALPAALAEINSAG is encoded by the coding sequence ATGTCCGACACGCGCCTTACCCCCCTGGCCCAGAGCCTGCCCGCCACCGTCCCCTTCATCGGCCCCGAGGAATTGGAGCGCCGTCGCGGCGCCCCCTTCGCGGCCCGGTTGGGGGCCAATGAAAACGTCTTTGGCCCCTCGCCCAAGGCGATCGCCGCGATGCAGGCGGCCACGCCCGACCTGTGGAAATACGGCGATTCCGCCAGCCATGACCTGTGCGTCGCGCTGGCCGAACATCTGGATACGCGGCTGGAAACCGTGACCGTGGGCGAAGGGGTGGACGGGCTGCTGGGCCTTCTGGTGCGCCTGCTGGTGGCGCCGGGCGACCGGGTCGTGACCTCCCACGGGGCCTATCCCACGTTCAATTACCACGTCCAGGGTTTTGGCGGCGAACTGGTGACCGTGCCCTACAAAGGTGACCACGAAGACCCGCGCGCCCTGTTCGCCAAGGCGCGGGAAACCGGGGCGAAACTGGTCTACCTCGCCAATCCTGACAACCCGATGGGCAGCTACCTGAACGGACAGGACATCGCCGATGCTTTGGCGGATCTGCCCGATCACGCGCTGCTGGTTCTGGACGAGGCCTATATCGAATGCGCCCCCGAGGCGGCGCTGGCGCCGATCGCCTATGACGATCCGCGGGTGATCCGGATGCGCACCTTTTCCAAGGCCTATGCCCTTGCGGGCGCGCGGGTCGGCTATGCCATTGGCGATCCGACGCTGATCGCCGCCTTCGACACCGTACGCAACCATTTCGGGATGCATCGCACGGCGCAGGACGGCGCATTGGCGGCTTTGGCGGATCAGGACCACCTGCGCGACACGGTGGCCAGGATCGCCGCCTCCCGAGAGGAGATCGCCCGGATCGCCCGCGACAACGGGCTGGTGCCCCTGCCCTCGGCGACCAATTTCGTGACTGCCGATACCGGCGGCGACGGCGACACCGCGCGGTCGCTGGTCGCGGCACTGGGCGCACGCGGTGTGTTTGTCCGCATGCCCTTTGTCGCACCGCAGGACCGTTGCATCCGCATCAGCTGCGGCACGCCGGAGGATCTGCTCCGGCTGGAGGAAGCCCTGCCCGCCGCCCTGGCCGAGATCAACTCCGCCGGCTGA
- a CDS encoding crotonase/enoyl-CoA hydratase family protein: MTDRVRTEITGKIAHVTLVRGDKMNAVDPAMAEAIVAAGEALVDNADIRAVVLSGEGRAFCAGLDVASFGKMAGPSTEDRVMTRTHGDSNLMQEVAMIWRKVPVPVIAAVQGVAFGAGFQLALGADIRIAAPGTKLAVMEAKWGLIPDMGGMVLLPQLVRSDVLRLMTYTAEPVAVEQGLAWGLVTQIAEDPLAEAQRLAEVIAGKSPSGTRAAKRLIGVAESGADAAKVLFEESAEQLPLIGGAHQQEIIAANMAKRAPQFD, from the coding sequence ATGACGGACCGGGTAAGGACCGAGATCACGGGGAAGATCGCGCATGTCACGCTGGTGCGCGGTGACAAGATGAACGCGGTGGATCCCGCCATGGCGGAGGCCATCGTCGCGGCGGGGGAGGCCCTGGTGGACAATGCCGATATCCGCGCCGTCGTGCTTTCGGGAGAAGGGCGGGCCTTCTGCGCGGGGCTGGATGTGGCGTCGTTCGGCAAGATGGCGGGCCCGTCCACGGAAGACCGGGTGATGACCCGGACCCATGGCGATTCGAACCTGATGCAGGAGGTCGCGATGATCTGGCGCAAGGTGCCGGTGCCGGTGATCGCCGCCGTGCAGGGCGTGGCCTTTGGCGCAGGCTTCCAGCTGGCGCTGGGTGCGGATATCCGCATCGCAGCGCCGGGCACGAAGCTGGCGGTGATGGAGGCCAAGTGGGGGCTGATCCCCGACATGGGCGGGATGGTTCTGCTGCCGCAGCTGGTGCGGTCCGACGTGCTGCGCCTGATGACCTACACGGCAGAGCCGGTGGCGGTCGAACAGGGCCTGGCCTGGGGCCTGGTCACCCAGATCGCCGAGGATCCTCTGGCGGAGGCGCAGCGCCTGGCAGAGGTGATCGCCGGCAAGTCGCCCTCCGGCACCCGCGCGGCGAAACGGCTGATCGGCGTCGCCGAAAGTGGCGCGGATGCGGCCAAGGTGCTGTTTGAGGAAAGCGCGGAACAGCTGCCCCTGATCGGTGGCGCCCACCAGCAGGAGATCATCGCGGCCAATATGGCCAAGCGCGCGCCGCAGTTCGACTGA
- a CDS encoding thiamine diphosphokinase, translating into MKIPPILRSDRPVGLVGGSGLNIAELGVIRRNCGPLVAADGGANLLMAHGVVPDAVIGDLDSLDPDVARRIPADRVHHVSEQDSTDFEKCLTRIAAPLVVGTGFLGRRVDHMMAACTALVRHADRPCLLLGGEDQLFHCPPEVALSLETGTRVSLYPLAPVTGRSEGLRWPIDGLAFRPDGRVGTSNVALGGTVRLSMDGPGMLVILPAATLAETALVLAGGGGRWPVPAPR; encoded by the coding sequence ATGAAAATTCCCCCCATTCTGCGCAGTGACCGCCCCGTCGGTCTGGTTGGCGGCAGCGGTCTGAACATTGCGGAACTGGGCGTGATCCGGCGCAATTGCGGACCGCTGGTGGCGGCGGATGGGGGGGCGAACCTGCTGATGGCGCATGGCGTGGTGCCGGATGCGGTGATCGGGGACCTGGACTCGCTGGACCCGGACGTCGCGCGCCGTATTCCCGCCGACCGGGTGCATCACGTCTCCGAACAGGACAGCACAGATTTCGAGAAATGCCTGACCCGGATCGCCGCGCCGCTGGTCGTCGGCACCGGGTTCCTGGGAAGGCGGGTGGATCACATGATGGCCGCCTGCACCGCGCTGGTCCGCCATGCGGACCGGCCCTGCCTGCTGCTGGGGGGGGAGGATCAACTGTTCCATTGCCCGCCCGAGGTGGCCCTGTCATTGGAGACGGGAACGCGCGTGTCGCTTTATCCGCTGGCGCCGGTGACGGGGCGGTCCGAAGGGCTGCGCTGGCCGATCGACGGGTTGGCGTTCCGCCCCGACGGGCGGGTCGGCACGTCCAACGTGGCGCTGGGCGGAACGGTGCGGCTGTCGATGGACGGGCCGGGGATGCTGGTTATTCTTCCGGCTGCAACGCTTGCGGAAACGGCGCTTGTGCTGGCAGGGGGCGGCGGGCGATGGCCCGTTCCCGCGCCACGATGA
- a CDS encoding DMT family transporter, translated as MNADRPVLGIFLMLGFCIVAPMGDATAKLLGTRLPIGELLLIRFALQGVFLTPIALATGRVMRMRGYILRMTALRTLLHILGVGFMFTSLKYLPLADAIAIAFVMPFLLLLMGKFLLGEEVGPQRLAACAVGFVGTLMVVQPSFAEVGAPALLPLGVALTFSLFMLVTRRIAKEIDPIGMQAVSGWIAVAVLAPLLLITNAAEVPGMTLPMPPRDAWGLLLLIGLLGSFGHLLMTWSLRFAPSATLAPMQYLEIPCATLIGWAIFGDLPDGLAAIGIGVTIASGLFIVARERAIARRPLPAQAPFPQALQPEE; from the coding sequence ATGAACGCTGATAGGCCGGTTCTCGGCATTTTCCTGATGCTCGGTTTCTGCATCGTGGCCCCGATGGGGGATGCCACGGCGAAACTGCTGGGCACCCGCCTGCCCATCGGAGAACTGCTGCTGATCCGGTTCGCCCTGCAAGGGGTCTTTCTGACCCCCATCGCCCTGGCCACCGGACGAGTGATGCGGATGCGCGGTTATATACTGAGGATGACCGCCCTGCGCACCCTGCTGCATATTCTGGGCGTCGGGTTCATGTTCACCTCGCTGAAATACCTGCCGCTGGCAGACGCCATCGCCATCGCCTTTGTCATGCCGTTTCTGCTGCTGCTGATGGGCAAGTTCCTGCTGGGAGAAGAAGTCGGCCCGCAGCGCCTGGCCGCCTGCGCGGTGGGGTTTGTCGGCACGTTGATGGTGGTTCAGCCCAGCTTTGCCGAGGTCGGCGCCCCGGCCCTGCTGCCGCTGGGCGTCGCGCTGACCTTTTCGTTGTTCATGCTGGTCACCCGCCGCATCGCCAAGGAAATCGACCCGATCGGGATGCAGGCCGTATCCGGCTGGATCGCCGTGGCCGTGCTGGCGCCACTGCTGCTGATCACCAACGCGGCAGAGGTGCCGGGCATGACCCTGCCGATGCCGCCGCGCGACGCCTGGGGTCTGCTGCTGCTGATCGGGCTGCTGGGATCGTTCGGTCACCTGTTGATGACTTGGTCCCTGCGGTTCGCACCCTCGGCCACGCTGGCGCCGATGCAATACCTGGAAATCCCCTGCGCCACGCTGATCGGCTGGGCAATCTTCGGCGATCTGCCCGACGGGCTGGCCGCCATCGGCATCGGCGTGACCATCGCCTCGGGATTGTTCATCGTGGCGCGGGAACGGGCCATCGCCCGCCGCCCCCTGCCAGCACAAGCGCCGTTTCCGCAAGCGTTGCAGCCGGAAGAATAA